Within the Streptomyces sp. NBC_00353 genome, the region TCACCGTCCCACGAGCACCACCGGCGGTTTCGCCTACTCCAACACCAATTACGTCCTGCTCGGCCTCGTCGTTCAGCACGTCACCGGACACAGCTACGCCACCGAGATCCGCCGCCGCATCATCAACCCCCTCCATCTCACCGGCACGTCGCTCCCCGGCGCCCGCACCGGGCTCCCCGCACCACACGGCCGCGGCTACTCCCGTGACCCGGCCGACGGCAGCCTCCGCGATGTCACCGTCCTCGACCCGCGCACCGCGGGCGCCGCGGGCGAGCTCATCTCCACACTCGCCGATCTGAACCGCTTCTACGCTGCCCTGCTGGGCGGGCGCCTGCTCCCGCCCGCCCAGCTCCACACCCTGCTGAACACCGGTACGGCGGACGGGATCTATGGCATGGGCATCTATCCGCAGAGGCTCTCCTGCGGTATCACCGTCTGGGGCCATAACGGCCATATAGCGGGCAGTTATGTCCGCACGGCCGCCACCCGCGACGGCCGGCACACCCTGACGTTCCGCATCAACACGGACAGCCTGTCCGATGCGACGCTCGAACCGGCCCTTCTCGACGCCGAATTCTGCCGACCTCACCAGGGGCTGTCCGGCGCGTCACGGCCGGGCCGCGGACCGGCTCAGATCGGCACGATGTCCGGTGCCCCGAGCCGCGCCGCATCCGCCGTCTGATCGTCCGGCTGGCGCTGCGACTCCCGCTCCGCCTGCACCCGCTTCTCGTAGTGCTCCACCTCCCGCTCGATCTGGCTCTTGTTCCACCCCAGCACCGGCCCCATCAGCTCCGCGCAGAGCCTCGCGCTGCGGATGCCCCGGTCGAAGGTCTCGATGGAGATCCGGGTCCGCCGCGTCAGTACGTCGTCGAGATGGCGGGCCCCCTCGTGCGAGGCGGCGTAGACGATCTCGGCCTTCAGGTAGTCGTCCGCCGCGGGCAGCGGCTCGCCGAGCGAAGGGTCGGCGACGATCAGATCGAGGATCTCCTCGGTCATGGATCCGAACCGGTTCAACAGATGCTCCACTCGGGCGACATGGAGCCCGGTGCGGGCCGCTATCCTCGCCCGCGCGTTCCACAGGGCCCGGTATCCTTCCGCGCCCAGCAGCGGGATGTCCTCCGTGACACAGTCCGCCACCCGCTGGTCGAGGCCGTGGACCGCCTCGTCGACGGCGTCCTTCGCCATCACCCGGTACGTCGTGTATTTGCCGCCCGCGACGACCACGAGTCCGGGCAGCGGATGCGCCACCGTGTGCTCGCGCGAGAGCTTGCTGGTCGCGTCCGACTCACCGGCCAGCAGGGGACGCAGCCCGGCGTAGACACCCTGAACGTCATCCCTGGTCAGAGGGGTGGTCAGGACCGAGTTGACATGCTCGAGCAAGTAGTCGATATCGGCGCTGGAAGCCGCCGGATGAGCCTTGTCCAGGTCCCAGTCGGTGTCCGTCGTCCCGACGATCCAGTGGCGCCCCCACGGGATCACGAACAGCACGGACTTCTCGGTGCGCAGGATCAGACCGGTCGAGGAATGGATGCGGTCCTTCGGGACGACCAGGTGAATGCCCTTGGACGCCCGGACATGGAACTGTCCGCGCTCGCCGATCAGCGCCTGGGTGTCGTCCGTCCACACCCCTGTGGCGTTGACCACCTGCTTGGCCCTGACCTCGTACTCCCCGCCCGCCTCGACGTCCTCCACCCGCGCGCCGACGACCCGCTCGCCCTCCCGCAGGAAGCCGATCACCCGCGCCCGGTTCGCCACGTGCGCGCCGTAGCCGGCGGCCGTGCGCACCAGCGTCGCCACATAGCGGGCGTCGTCCATCTGGGCGTCGTAGTACTGCAACGCTCCGACCAGTGCGTCCTTCTTGAGCGCGGGCGCGACCTGCAGGGCGCGGCGGCGGGAGAGATGCCGGTGCACGGGCAGCCCCCGACCGTGCCCCGACGACACCGACATCGCGTCGTACAGCGCGACACCCGAACCGGCGTAGAGCCGCTCCCAGCCCTTGTGCTGCAGCGGATAGAGGAACGGCACGGGCTTGACCAGGTGCGGGGCCAGCCGCTCCAGCAGCAGCCCACGCTCCTTCAGCGCCTCCCGTACGAGCGCGAAGTCCAGCATCTCCAGATAGCGCAGCCCGCCGTGGATCAGCTTGCTCGACCTGCTCGACGTGCCGGAAGCCCAGTCGCGCGCCTCGACCAGTCCGGTCGAGAGTCCTCTTGTGGCCGCATCCAGCGCCGTCCCGGCGCCGACCACGCCCGCTCCCACGACCAGCACGTCCAGTTCGCGCTCGGCCAGCGCGGCGAGCGCCTCGGCACGCTCCGCGGGTCCCAGTGTCGCTGTCCTCACTGCTGCCTCCCGGTAGATCGGGGTGGTCCGGCACAGGATGCGGTCCGACCGCGGGGTCGGGTGCCCGTGCCCACCACTCGATTCTGTCCGCGGTCCGCGACTTCAGCCACCGCCTGTGGACAACACCCGGTAGACGAGAGCCACACAATGCGACATATAGGTCATATTTACGCCTAGTGTGACATTGCACTGTCCCCAGCGGTTGCGCTTTCTGCCTTCATGGTCTTAGGGAAGGACGGCCACCCACATGCCCGCAGACCTCGCCATCATCGGACTCGGTCACCTCGGCCTGCCCCTCGCCCAAGCCGCCGTCGCCGCCGGTATCCAGACCGTCGGCTACGACACCGATCCCCGCCCGTTCGCCGAGCTCTCCGCCGGCCGCACACCCGTCGAGGGCTCACTCGCCGCTTCGGAGATCCGCCGGATGCTCTCGGGAGGCTTCCGGCCCACCACCGACCCGGCCGAGCTCGGCCGGGTCCGTACCGCCGTGATCTGCGCGCCCACCCCCCTCGGCGCCGACCGCACCCTGGACCTCACCGCCGTCGGCGACGCCGCCCGCGCCCTCGCCGCCCGGCTGCGCCCGCACACCACCGTCCTGCTCGAATCGGCCGTGCCCCCCGGCACCACCGAGAACTTCGTGCGCCCCCTCCTCGAAGAGGGATCGGGGCTGCGCGCCGGCCGCGACTTCCACCTCGCGTGCTCCCCCAGCCGCCTCGACCCCGGCAACCGCACCCACGTCTACAGCAACACCCCCAAGGTCATCGGTGGCCTCACCCCGGCCTGCACCGAATCGGCCGCCACCTTCTACGGCCGGCTCACCGACAAGGTCGTACGGGCCCGCGGGCCGCGCGAGGCCGAGATGACGAAGGTCCTGGAGACCAACTTCCGGCACGTCAACATCGCGCTGGTCAACGAGATGGCGGTGCTCTGCCACGACCTCGGCGTCGACCTCTGGGACGTCATCCGGTGCGCCGAGACCAAGCCGTTCGGCTTCCAGCCGTTCCGTCCGGGCCCCGGCGTCGGCGGCCACTGCCCCCCGGTCGACCCGGGCTTTCTCCCGTACAGCAGCCGCACCCCCGGCCATCCGCTGCGAATGGTCTCGCTCGCCCAGGAGATCAACGACCGGATGCCGAGCTACGTGATCCAGCGCTGCGCCACCCTGCTGAACGAACACGGCAAGTCCGTCCGGGGCGCCCGGGTCCTGCTCCTCGGCGTCACCTACAAGCCGGATCTCGCCGACCAGGAGGCCTCCCCCGCCCGGGAGATCGCCACCCGGCTGATGGACATGGGTGCACAGATCGGCTACCACGACCCGCACGTCCTGGACTGGCGCGTCCGCGAACTGCCGGTGCCGCGCGCGGACTCGCTGTACGAAGCCGCGTCGAGCGCGGACCTGACGGTGCTGCTCCAGCACCACCGTACGTACGACCTCCAGGGCCTTGCCGTGAAGGCCCAACTCCTCCTGGACACCCGGGGCGCCACCCCGGCAGGAGCGGCGCACCGGCTGTGAGGGCGGTCCCCCCAAGGATTTCGGTGGGCGATGTCGGAGACGGCTGCTAGCCTGCGGCGTCACTTCTCGCACAGTCGTGCGCTTCCGTCCCAGGGGGGATCCAGCACCATGAGTCAGCCCGTGCCGCCGCCGAACCAGCCGCAGCAGCCGTACGACGCCCAGCCCGGCGGCGGCAACCCGTTCGCGGGTCAGCAGCCCGGCCAGCCCGGTCAGCCCGGCGTCCCGACCGGCAACCCGTTCGCGGGTCAGCAGCCCGGCCAGTTCGGCGGCGTGCCGTTCGCGCCGGCGGCTCCCGTCCGCAACAACGTGGGCCTCGGCCTGCTCGCCGCGGTCGTCGCCGCCCTCGTCGCCGCCGGCATCTACGGCGGGATCATCGGCGCCACCAAGCACGAGATCGGCTACGCGGCCGTGGGTGTCGGATTCCTCGTCGGCCTCGCCGCGGGCAAGGTCGGCGGCCGCAACCCCGTGCTGCCGGTCCTCAGCGCGGTGCTCGCGCTGGTCTCCGTCTACTTCGGCCAGCTGCTCGGTGTGGCCATGATCAACAAGCCGGACAGTATGCCCCTCTCCGAGATCTTCCTCGATCACTTCAGCGAGCTGAACTCCCTGTGGAAGGCCGACATCGACCCGATCGCCTTCCTCTTCTTCGCTCTCGCCGCGTTCGCCGCGTTCTCCGGCGCCAAGAAGGCCGCAGGCTGATCCGGCTCATACGGGAGGGCCCGGACCGCACAAGCGGTCCGGGCCCTCCCGTATGTCCGAGAAAAATCAGCGGCGGTGCTGCGAGTCCGCCACAGTCACCTCGACGCGCTGGAACTCCTTGAGGTCGCTGTACCCCGTCGTCGCCATCGCCCGGCGCAGCGCACCGAAGATGTTCATCGAGCCGTCAGGGGTGTGCGAGGGGCCGGTGAGGACCTCCTCCGTCGTGCCCACGGAGCCCAGGTCCACCAGCTTGCCGCGCGGCACGTCCTCGTGGACCGCCTCCATGCCCCAGTGCCGGCCGCGGCCGGGCGCGTCCGTCGCACGGGCCAGCGGGGAGCCCATCATCACGGCGTCGGCGCCGCAGGCGATGGCCTTCGGCAGGTCGCCGGACCAGCCGACGCCGCCGTCCGCGATCACGTGCACATACCGGCCACCGGACTCGTCCATGTAGTCGCGACGGGCCCCGGCCACGTCGGCGACCGCGGTCGCCATGGGGACCTGGATACCGAAGACGTTGCGCGTGGTGTGCGCGGCGCCGCCGCCGAAGCCGACGAGGACACCGGCCGCACCGGTACGCATCAGGTGCAGCGCCGCGGTGTACGTGGCGCAGCCGCCGACGATCACCGGGACGTCCAGTTCGTAGATGAACTGCTTGAGGTTGAGCGGCTCGGCCGCGCTCGAGACGTGCTCGGCGGAGACCGTCGTGCCGCGGATGACGAAGATGTCGACGCCCGCGTCGACGACGGCCTTGGAGAACTGGGCGGTGCGCTGCGGCGAGAGCGCGGCGGCGGTGACGACACCGGAGTCGCGCACCTCCTTGATGCGCTGCCCGATCAGCTCCTCCTGGATCGGCGCGGCGTAGATCTCCTGGAGGCGGCGGGTCGCCGACTCCACGGGCATCTCGGCGATCTCGTCGAGGAGCGGCTGCGGGTCGGCGTGCCGGGTCCACAGGCCTTCGAGGTTGAGGACGCCGAGACCACCCAGCTCACCGATCCGGATCGCGGTCTGCGGGGAGACCACGGAGTCCATCGGAGCGGCCAGGAACGGCAGCTCGAACCGGTAGGCGTCGATCTGCCACGCGATCGAGACCTCCTTCGGGTCGCGGGTGCGACGGCTCGGCACGACGGCGATGTCGTCGAAGGCGTACGCCCGGCGGCCGCGCTTGCCGCGCCCGATCTCGATCTCAGTCACGATGGTGTGGCCTTTCAGTTCCCTAGGCGTACTGTCTGCGTTTCCCAGTATCCCCGACACACAGGTGAGGGGCGGTCCCAGTACGCCCGGACCGCCCCTCACCTGTTCTGTTGCGTTACTTCCTGCTGTAGTTCGGCGCTTCGACCGTCATCTGGATGTCGTGCGGGTGGCTCTCCTTGAGCCCCGCCGAGGTGATCCGGACGAACCGGCCGTTGGCCTGGAGCTCCGGGACGGTGCGGCCGCCGACGTAGAACATCGACTGGCGCAGACCGCCGGTGAGCTGGTGGACGACCGCGGAGAGCGGGCCGCGGTAAGGAACCTGGCCCTCGATGCCCTCGGGGACCAGCTTCTCGTCGGAGGCGACGCCCTCCTGGAAGTAGCGGTCCTTGGAGAACGACTTGCGGTCGCCACGCGTCTGCATCGCGGCGAGCGAACCCATGCCGCGGTACGACTTGAACTGCTTGCCGTTGATGAAGAGCAGCTCGCCCGGGGACTCCTCGCAGCCCGCCAGCAGCGAGCCGAGCATCACGGTGTCCGCACCGGCCACCAGGGCCTTGGCGATGTCTCCGGAGTACTGCAGGCCGCCGTCGCCGATGACCGGGACACCGGCCGCCTTGGCGGCGAGCGACGCCTCATAGATCGCGGTGACCTGCGGAACGCCGATGCCGGCGACCACGCGGGTGGTGCAGATGGAGCCGGGGCCGACGCCCACCTTGATGCCGTCGACGCCCGCGTCGATCAGCGCCTGGGCGCCGTCACGGGTGGCGATGTTGCCGCCGATGACGTCGACACCCGACGCGTTCGACTTGATCTTGGCGACCATGTCGGAGACTAGACGGGAGTGGCCGTGCGCGGTGTCGACGACGATGAAGTCGACGCCCGCCTCGACGAGTGCCTGGGCCCGCTCGAAGGCGTCGCCCGCGACACCGACGGCGGCTCCGACCAGCAGCCGGCCTTCCCTGTCCTTCGCGGCGTTCGGGTACTTCTCCGCCTTGACGAAGTCCTTGACGGTGATGAGGCCCTTGAGAACCCCTGCGTCGTCGACCAGCGGAAGCTTCTCGATCTTGTGGCGGCGCAGCAGCTCCATGGCGTCCACGCCGGAGATGCCGACCTTGCCGGTGACGAGCGGCATGGGCGTCATGACCTCGCGCACCTGGCGCGAACGGTCCGGCTCGAAGGCCATGTCACGGTTGGTGACGATGCCGAGGAGCTTGCCCGCCCCGTCGGTCACCGGCACGCCGCTGATGCGGAACTTGGCGCACAGCTCGTCGGCCTCGCGCAGGGTCGCGTCCGGGTGCACCGTGATCGGGTCGGTGACCATGCCGGACTCGGAACGCTTCACCAGGTCGACCTGGTTGGCCTGGTCAGCGATGGAGAGATTGCGGTGCAGCACACCGGCGCCACCCTGGCGGGCCATGGCGATCGCCATGCGGGCCTCGGTGACCTTGTCCATCGCGGCGGACAGCAGCGGGATGTTCACCCGCACGTTCTTCGAGATGTACGAGGAAGTGTCGATCTGATCGGGCGCCATGTCGGACGCGCCGGGCAGCAGCAGCACGTCGTCGTATGTCAGCCCGAGCGACGCGAATTTCTCGGGCACTCCGTCGACGTTTGCAGTCATGACACCTTCCCCAAATGGCCTTGATCGGTGCGGATGTCCATGCTAACGGCCTCCGGGGGTGTCTCATTCCACGAGCAAGATCACCTAGAGGTTCTGTAGCTTCGTACGGAACTCCGTTTCGGGGTGAAGCCGGTGCCGCTCACTGCTCGGCGAGGGCCCGCAACCTGCTCAGCGCACGGTGCTGGGCGACCCGGACGGCACCCGGCGACATGCCCAGCATCTGCCCGGTCTCCTCGGCGGTCAGACCGACGGCGACCCGCAGAACCAGCAGCTCGCGCTGGTTCTCCGGGAGGTTGGCAAGGAGCTTCTTGGCCCAGGCGGCATCGCTGCTGAGCAGCGCACGCTCCTCGGGCCCGAGCGAATCGTCCGGCCGCTCCGGCATCTCGTCGGAGGGCACGGCGGTCGATCCCGGGTGCCGCATGGCGGCGCGCTGGAGATCGGCGACCTTGTGGCCGGCGATGGCGAAGACAAAGGCTTCGAAGGGTCTGCCGGTGTCCTTGTAGCGCGGCAACGCCATCAGCACCGCGACACAGACCTCCTGCGCCAGGTCCTCCACGAAGTGGCGAGCATCACCGGGCAGCCGGTTCAGCCGGGACCTGCAGTAGCGCAGCGCGAGGGGATGGACATGGGCCAGCAGATCATGGGTGGCCTGCGCGTCGCCGTCGACGGCACGGTGCACCAGAGCACCGATCACCGTCGTCTCGTCGTCGCGCATCGGACCATGGTGCCTCGGTGCCGCTTCATCCGTGGCACCGCGTCCGTAGTTGTGCACCGAAGCGTTATGAGCGGGTGCGCCGGAAGTCATGTCCTGCGCCCTCCCCTTCCGCTCGACCGAATCGTTCCCGAGGAACTCCACATCTCAAGGATGCGGCATCGGCCGGGAAGCGTCACATACTGCGGGGCACCGGCTCCCGATCTGCCGCCCGGCGCCCCCGTCGCCCCGCCCGCCGGAGGGCGGACGGGGACACCCCCTACCGGCCATCGCCGGTCATCAGCGCACCAGGCCCCAGCGGAAGCCGAGCGCCACGGCGTGCGCCCGGTCCGAGGCGCCGAGCTTCTTGAAAAGCCGCCGGGCGTGCGTCTTCACCGTGTCCTCGGAGAGGAAGAGCTCGCGCCCGATCTCCGCGTTGGAACGGCCGTGGCTCATCCCTTCGAGCACCTGGATCTCACGTGCGGTGAGCGTCGGCGCCGCACCCATCTCGGCCGACCGCAGCCGACGTGGGGCAAGCCGCCACGTCGGATCGGCCAGTGCCTGGGTGACGGTCGCCCGCAGCTCCGCGCGGGAGGCGTCCTTGTGCAGATATCCGCGGGCACCGGCGGCGACCGCTAGCGCGACACCGTCCAGGTCCTCGGCGACGGTCAGCATGATGATCCGCGCCCCGGGGTCGGCGGAGAGCAGCCGCCGGACCGTCTCCACACCTCCCAGACCGGGCATGCGTACGTCCATCAGAATGAGATCCGAACGGTCGGCACCCCAGCGGCGGAGAACTTCCTCACCGTTGGCCGCCGTCGTCACACGCTCGACGCCGGGCACGGTCGCGACCGCGCGACGGAGCGCCTCTCGGGCAAGCGGGGAGTCGTCGCAGACGAGGACGGATGTCATGACCGTCCTCCGCAGCTGATGCGCGTCACCTTGAGCCTCCAGGCTGAATACAAGTCGTCACCTGTGCGGTTGACACTCTCGGACATCTGCCCGATCGCTTTTTCCGTCAACCGCCTCCGCCCTCTCAACGATGGTCACTCGAAAGAGTTACGGGTCCGACGACCAGGTTCGGCACTCTACGTGAGGAGTCGCACACGGAGGAGAACGGCGCGGATTGTCCAGTCGTCAATCGAAGCTTCACCTGAAGGTATGCCCCATTTAGCGGGTTTTCTTCCCTTTTGCTGGTGTCTGTGGATAGATTCGCAATCAGTCATATTTACATCTACTTACACCGTAGATGTACGGTCATGAGCACGGTCACCGACGAACGACTACCGCGTAGCCGACTCAGCATGGTTTCGAGGGGACAAGCAATGGCAGATTTCTCCCGCCTTCCCGGACCCAACGCCGATCTGTGGGACTGGCAGCTGCTGGCGGCCTGCCGTGGGGTCGACAGCTCACTGTTCTTCCACCCGGAGGGTGAGCGCGGAGCGGCCCGGAGCGCCCGCGAGAACTCGGCGAAAGAGGTATGTATGCGATGCCCGGTACGCGCCGAGTGCGCAGCGCACGCCCTGGCCGTGCGTGAGCCCTACGGAGTGTGGGGCGGACTGACCGAGGACGAGCGCGAAGAGCTCATGGGACGGGCCCGCAACCGACTGATCGCGACAGCAGGGGCTCCATCGGGGTTGTCCGCCCCTTCAGGGCACGGCTGACCCTCGAACCGCGCAGAACAACCGAAGAAACGTTCCTGCACTCCCTAGCGGGCGGCCGCCAGGGAAAGCTGGTCCAGCGTGGCCGCCACGGCCGGGACCTGCGCCAGGTCCGGGAGCGTCAGCGCGACGATCTCACGCTCGACCGCCGGCTCCACCGTCACGGTGCGGGCCCCTTTGGGACGTACCGACTCGATCGCCAGCTCCGGCAGCACGGCCACCCCCAGACCGGCGCCGACCAGGCCGATCACCGCCGGGTAGTCGTCGGTGGCGAAGTCGATCCGGGGGGTGAAACCGGACTCCTCGCAGACCTCCACCAGTTGCCGGCGGCAGCGGGGGCAGCCCGCGATCCAGGACTCGTCGGCCAGTTCACCGATCCCCACCGCATCCGCGTCGGCCAGCCGGTGCCCGTCGGGGACGAGGCCGATCAGCCGGTCGGTGAGCAGCGGACGTACGACCAGGTCGTCCCATTCGGCGCCCGAGGTGCCGTAGCGGAACGCCAGCGCGATGTCGCAGTCCCCCTCCCGGAGCATCTCCACCGAGCGCGGCGGCTCGGCCTCGACCAGGGAGACCCTCGTACCGGGGTGGGCCGCACGCAGGGCGGCGAGGGCGCCGGGAACCAGGGTGGAGCTGCCGCTGGGGAACGAGACGAGCCGGACCCGGCCGGCCCGCAGCCCGGCGATCGCGGCGACCTCCTCCTCGGCGGCGGTCAGCCCGGCGAGGATGCCGGAGGCATGACGCACAAGCGCCTCACCCGCCTGCGTGAGCCGCATCTCGCGACCTGTGCGGATGAGCAGCGGGGTGCCCGCGGAGGACTCCAGGGCCTTCATCTGCTGGCTGACCGCGGGCTGGGTGCAGCCCAGTTCACGCGCGGCGGCGGAGAACGAACCGGTGGCGGCCACGGCGCGCAGGACACGGAGATGACGGGCTTCGATCACCTTTCAACCATAAGGCCCTCTTGGGGCGGGCACCAGTAACCGACCTGTGACTTTGAGACCGGGTGGTTACCGTTGGCCCCTATGAAGCCGATGAAGTTGCTGACTGTGAATGTGGGACGGCCCAAGGCGGTCGACTACACCGACGCTCCCGATGGCGTCACCGGGATCGACAAGCGGCCGGCCGACGGCCCGGTACGGGTCACCGATCCCGGCCCCAGGGGCACCGGTGGCAGCGGGGTGGCCGGGGACGCGGTCTGTGACCGGCGCCATCACGGCGGCACCGACCAGGCCGTGTACGCCTTCGCCCGCGAGGACCTCGACGCCTGGGAGAGCGCGCTCGGCCGCACCCTGGCGAACGGCGCGTTCGGCGAGAACCTGACGATCTCCGGACTGGACGTGAGCGGCGCGAAGATCGGCGAGCGCTGGCGGATCGGCCCCGAGCTGGTGCTGGAGGTGACCTCCGGCCGGATTCCGTGCCGAACGTTCGCCGGTCACCTCGACGAGAGCCGCTGGGTCAAGCGGTTCACGGAGGCAGCCGCTCCGGGCGCCTACCTGCGAGTGGTCGAGCCGGGCGAGATCCGTGCCGGGGACCCGGTCGAGATCGTGCACCGGCCGGACCATGACGTCACCGTGCAGCTGGAGTTCCTGGCCGCGACGACGCGCCGGGAGCTGCTGCCGGAGCTGCTCCCGGCCCGGGACGCACTCCATCCCCGGACGCTGCGCTCCGCCCTGAAGTACGTGGAGTCGAGGACCGCAGGCGAGTGACCCCCGCGGCGGGCGTGGCACTAACGTGCCGCGTATGACGACTGCACTGATTACGGGCGCGACCGCGGGGATCGGGGCCGCCTTCGCACGGCGGCTCGCGGCCGAAGGGCACAACCTGGTGCTGGTGGCGCGCAACACCGAGCGGCTCCGGGAGCAGGCAACCGAACTGCACGACCTGCATGGCATCGAGGCCGAGGTGCTGACCGCCGATCTGTCCGAGGACGACGGGATCGCCTCGGTCGAGGCGCGATTGACGGACCGTCGGCAATCCGTCGATCTACTGATCAACAACGCCGGATTCGGCAACAAGGGCCGCTATCTGGAAGTGTCGATGGCCGATGAGCTGAAGATGCTGAAGGTGCACTGCGAGGCGGTGCTGCGGCTGACCTCGGCGGCCGCGGCCGGAATGAAGGAGCGCGGGCGGGGCGGGGTCGTCAATGTGGCCTCGGTCGCGGCGTTCGTACCGCGCGGGACGTACGGCGCGTCCAAGGCCTGGGTCGTGCAGTTCACCCAGGGCGCGGCGAAGGATCTGGCCGGGTCGGGGGTGCGGCTGATGGCGCTCTGCCCCGGCTTCGTACGGACCGAGTTCCATGAGCGGGCCGGGATGGGGACCGGCAACATCCCGGGCTGGATGTGGCTCGACGCGGACAAGCTGGTGGCGACGGCGCTGGCGGATCTGGCGCGCGGCAAGTCCCTCTCGATCCCGGACGCGCGGTACAAGACGCTGATGGGGCTGGTGAAGGTGGCGCCGCGCGGCCTGCTCGGAGGGGTCACCTCCAAGACCGGCCGCAAGTACGGGCCGCAGTGAGCGGGTTCTTGTCGGATGCCGCGGCCCGCGCGGGCGCGGATGTCAGCGGCGGGCTTCGGCTTGTTGCCGAACCGGTCCTCGCCGCCGTTGTTCTCGATGACGGGGCCGGCGGCGAGGGCGGGCGAGTCCGGGCCGCGCCGGAGGTCGCGGCGCGGCTCCGGGTCCTCAGTGATACGCCGGGGCGCGC harbors:
- a CDS encoding serine hydrolase domain-containing protein; protein product: MPIIRSLLITPLVITLLGLGTASLPSEPHLTPAASYLPRLVAQGGAPTAALLAHRASTAPYDTYRSTGPGIRRQDRFRAGSITKTFVATVVLQLAREDRLQLSDTVDRHLAGLVRGHGNDGRRITLRALLTHTSGLYNYTADTDAHPVTATDAVRVAIAHRPTSTTGGFAYSNTNYVLLGLVVQHVTGHSYATEIRRRIINPLHLTGTSLPGARTGLPAPHGRGYSRDPADGSLRDVTVLDPRTAGAAGELISTLADLNRFYAALLGGRLLPPAQLHTLLNTGTADGIYGMGIYPQRLSCGITVWGHNGHIAGSYVRTAATRDGRHTLTFRINTDSLSDATLEPALLDAEFCRPHQGLSGASRPGRGPAQIGTMSGAPSRAASAV
- a CDS encoding LysR family transcriptional regulator; translation: MIEARHLRVLRAVAATGSFSAAARELGCTQPAVSQQMKALESSAGTPLLIRTGREMRLTQAGEALVRHASGILAGLTAAEEEVAAIAGLRAGRVRLVSFPSGSSTLVPGALAALRAAHPGTRVSLVEAEPPRSVEMLREGDCDIALAFRYGTSGAEWDDLVVRPLLTDRLIGLVPDGHRLADADAVGIGELADESWIAGCPRCRRQLVEVCEESGFTPRIDFATDDYPAVIGLVGAGLGVAVLPELAIESVRPKGARTVTVEPAVEREIVALTLPDLAQVPAVAATLDQLSLAAAR
- a CDS encoding WhiB family transcriptional regulator, which codes for MADFSRLPGPNADLWDWQLLAACRGVDSSLFFHPEGERGAARSARENSAKEVCMRCPVRAECAAHALAVREPYGVWGGLTEDEREELMGRARNRLIATAGAPSGLSAPSGHG
- a CDS encoding sigma-70 family RNA polymerase sigma factor, coding for MRDDETTVIGALVHRAVDGDAQATHDLLAHVHPLALRYCRSRLNRLPGDARHFVEDLAQEVCVAVLMALPRYKDTGRPFEAFVFAIAGHKVADLQRAAMRHPGSTAVPSDEMPERPDDSLGPEERALLSSDAAWAKKLLANLPENQRELLVLRVAVGLTAEETGQMLGMSPGAVRVAQHRALSRLRALAEQ
- the guaB gene encoding IMP dehydrogenase, with the protein product MTANVDGVPEKFASLGLTYDDVLLLPGASDMAPDQIDTSSYISKNVRVNIPLLSAAMDKVTEARMAIAMARQGGAGVLHRNLSIADQANQVDLVKRSESGMVTDPITVHPDATLREADELCAKFRISGVPVTDGAGKLLGIVTNRDMAFEPDRSRQVREVMTPMPLVTGKVGISGVDAMELLRRHKIEKLPLVDDAGVLKGLITVKDFVKAEKYPNAAKDREGRLLVGAAVGVAGDAFERAQALVEAGVDFIVVDTAHGHSRLVSDMVAKIKSNASGVDVIGGNIATRDGAQALIDAGVDGIKVGVGPGSICTTRVVAGIGVPQVTAIYEASLAAKAAGVPVIGDGGLQYSGDIAKALVAGADTVMLGSLLAGCEESPGELLFINGKQFKSYRGMGSLAAMQTRGDRKSFSKDRYFQEGVASDEKLVPEGIEGQVPYRGPLSAVVHQLTGGLRQSMFYVGGRTVPELQANGRFVRITSAGLKESHPHDIQMTVEAPNYSRK
- a CDS encoding nucleotide sugar dehydrogenase — encoded protein: MPADLAIIGLGHLGLPLAQAAVAAGIQTVGYDTDPRPFAELSAGRTPVEGSLAASEIRRMLSGGFRPTTDPAELGRVRTAVICAPTPLGADRTLDLTAVGDAARALAARLRPHTTVLLESAVPPGTTENFVRPLLEEGSGLRAGRDFHLACSPSRLDPGNRTHVYSNTPKVIGGLTPACTESAATFYGRLTDKVVRARGPREAEMTKVLETNFRHVNIALVNEMAVLCHDLGVDLWDVIRCAETKPFGFQPFRPGPGVGGHCPPVDPGFLPYSSRTPGHPLRMVSLAQEINDRMPSYVIQRCATLLNEHGKSVRGARVLLLGVTYKPDLADQEASPAREIATRLMDMGAQIGYHDPHVLDWRVRELPVPRADSLYEAASSADLTVLLQHHRTYDLQGLAVKAQLLLDTRGATPAGAAHRL
- a CDS encoding glycerol-3-phosphate dehydrogenase/oxidase; the protein is MRTATLGPAERAEALAALAERELDVLVVGAGVVGAGTALDAATRGLSTGLVEARDWASGTSSRSSKLIHGGLRYLEMLDFALVREALKERGLLLERLAPHLVKPVPFLYPLQHKGWERLYAGSGVALYDAMSVSSGHGRGLPVHRHLSRRRALQVAPALKKDALVGALQYYDAQMDDARYVATLVRTAAGYGAHVANRARVIGFLREGERVVGARVEDVEAGGEYEVRAKQVVNATGVWTDDTQALIGERGQFHVRASKGIHLVVPKDRIHSSTGLILRTEKSVLFVIPWGRHWIVGTTDTDWDLDKAHPAASSADIDYLLEHVNSVLTTPLTRDDVQGVYAGLRPLLAGESDATSKLSREHTVAHPLPGLVVVAGGKYTTYRVMAKDAVDEAVHGLDQRVADCVTEDIPLLGAEGYRALWNARARIAARTGLHVARVEHLLNRFGSMTEEILDLIVADPSLGEPLPAADDYLKAEIVYAASHEGARHLDDVLTRRTRISIETFDRGIRSARLCAELMGPVLGWNKSQIEREVEHYEKRVQAERESQRQPDDQTADAARLGAPDIVPI
- a CDS encoding GuaB3 family IMP dehydrogenase-related protein — encoded protein: MTEIEIGRGKRGRRAYAFDDIAVVPSRRTRDPKEVSIAWQIDAYRFELPFLAAPMDSVVSPQTAIRIGELGGLGVLNLEGLWTRHADPQPLLDEIAEMPVESATRRLQEIYAAPIQEELIGQRIKEVRDSGVVTAAALSPQRTAQFSKAVVDAGVDIFVIRGTTVSAEHVSSAAEPLNLKQFIYELDVPVIVGGCATYTAALHLMRTGAAGVLVGFGGGAAHTTRNVFGIQVPMATAVADVAGARRDYMDESGGRYVHVIADGGVGWSGDLPKAIACGADAVMMGSPLARATDAPGRGRHWGMEAVHEDVPRGKLVDLGSVGTTEEVLTGPSHTPDGSMNIFGALRRAMATTGYSDLKEFQRVEVTVADSQHRR
- a CDS encoding response regulator transcription factor, which codes for MTSVLVCDDSPLAREALRRAVATVPGVERVTTAANGEEVLRRWGADRSDLILMDVRMPGLGGVETVRRLLSADPGARIIMLTVAEDLDGVALAVAAGARGYLHKDASRAELRATVTQALADPTWRLAPRRLRSAEMGAAPTLTAREIQVLEGMSHGRSNAEIGRELFLSEDTVKTHARRLFKKLGASDRAHAVALGFRWGLVR